The following are from one region of the Geothermobacter hydrogeniphilus genome:
- the tatA gene encoding twin-arginine translocase TatA/TatE family subunit, with amino-acid sequence MFGLGTQELVIILVIVLVIFGAGKLPQVGGALGKGIRNFKKGMNDADEDQELERLDDEKKDDEKKDS; translated from the coding sequence ATGTTCGGACTCGGCACACAGGAACTGGTCATTATTCTGGTCATCGTTCTGGTGATCTTCGGCGCGGGCAAACTGCCGCAGGTCGGTGGAGCCCTCGGCAAGGGCATCCGGAATTTCAAAAAAGGGATGAACGACGCTGACGAGGATCAGGAGCTTGAACGGCTCGACGACGAGAAAAAGGACGACGAAAAGAAAGACAGCTGA
- a CDS encoding 4Fe-4S dicluster domain-containing protein, which yields MKKDKRYAIVLDTRRCIDCKACTVACKTENNVPLPEDTCRNWVTEEPLRGSYPNLGQSFAPSQCNQCENPPCNSVCPTSATGITEGGIVTVNPDKCIGCKYCMLACPYDARYYNEETGAIDKCTFCIQRLAVGRIPACVETCPTKVRTFGDLNDPCSEVSILLAKNRHRVLKPELGTKPFLFYLI from the coding sequence ATGAAGAAAGATAAACGCTACGCCATCGTGCTCGATACCAGGCGCTGCATCGACTGCAAAGCCTGCACGGTGGCCTGCAAGACCGAAAACAACGTGCCCCTCCCGGAAGACACCTGTCGCAACTGGGTCACCGAGGAGCCCCTGCGGGGCAGCTACCCCAACCTGGGGCAGAGCTTCGCTCCCAGCCAGTGCAACCAGTGCGAAAACCCGCCCTGCAACAGCGTCTGCCCGACCAGCGCGACGGGGATTACCGAGGGCGGCATCGTCACCGTCAACCCGGACAAGTGCATCGGCTGCAAGTACTGCATGCTCGCCTGTCCCTATGACGCCCGCTACTACAACGAGGAAACCGGCGCCATTGACAAATGCACCTTCTGTATTCAACGCCTGGCAGTCGGACGGATTCCCGCCTGCGTTGAGACCTGTCCGACCAAGGTGCGGACCTTCGGCGACCTGAACGACCCCTGCAGCGAAGTTTCCATCCTGCTGGCCAAGAACCGGCACCGGGTCCTCAAGCCGGAGTTGGGGACCAAACCCTTCCTGTTCTATCTGATTTAG
- a CDS encoding OmpA family protein, protein MRNLMIVLMVLTFFVAGCAPPANKAEQGTRVGVGVGAVGGALLGQAIGGNTKSTLIGAGIGALVGGIAGNQIGSYMDAQEAAFRQELAAVEGANIRRNADTLALTFKSDVLFDVNSATLKAGAHDEIFRVAKVLNQYPQTTLLVAGHTDSTGSEQYNQQLSERRAQVVKNALVGNGVNPDRIRVIGYGEGKPIASNASESGRQLNRRVVITIEPIRG, encoded by the coding sequence ATGCGTAACCTGATGATTGTTCTGATGGTGCTGACATTCTTTGTTGCCGGTTGTGCGCCTCCGGCCAACAAGGCCGAACAGGGAACCCGGGTCGGGGTCGGGGTCGGTGCCGTCGGCGGCGCGCTGCTCGGCCAGGCGATCGGCGGCAACACCAAGTCGACCCTGATCGGGGCCGGCATCGGCGCCCTGGTCGGCGGTATCGCCGGCAACCAGATCGGTTCCTACATGGACGCCCAGGAGGCGGCCTTCCGCCAGGAACTGGCGGCGGTTGAAGGCGCCAACATCCGGCGCAACGCCGACACCCTGGCGCTGACCTTTAAGTCGGATGTGCTGTTCGATGTCAACTCGGCGACCCTTAAAGCGGGGGCCCATGATGAGATATTCCGGGTGGCCAAGGTTCTCAACCAGTATCCGCAGACCACCCTGCTGGTTGCCGGCCATACCGACAGCACCGGCAGTGAGCAGTACAATCAGCAGCTTTCCGAGCGCCGCGCGCAGGTGGTCAAGAACGCCCTGGTCGGCAACGGGGTCAATCCCGACCGGATCCGCGTCATCGGTTACGGCGAAGGCAAGCCGATTGCCAGCAACGCCAGTGAGTCCGGTCGGCAGTTGAACCGCCGGGTGGTGATCACCATCGAACCGATTCGCGGCTGA
- the mtnA gene encoding S-methyl-5-thioribose-1-phosphate isomerase → MQTNISNRCATAGGTGIKPLRYAGGVLQMLDQRKLPTEEIWLDYRDYREVAEGIQTMVVRGAPAIGCAAAFGAWFGARDIEAEETGDFLDRFAAVCDHLAASRPTAVNLSWALQRMQGFARNHADRPVEQIKIALEYEALAILEEDERINRAMGRHGQELIPDPARILTHCNAGALATGGYGTALGVIRAAVAAGKQVAVLADETRPFLQGARLTAWELQRDGIDTTLICDNMAGYLMSRGLIDCVIVGADRIAANGDVANKIGTYTVAVLAREHRIPFYVAAPVSTIDLSLADGSLIPIEQRDRREITHIGDIQLAPDNIGVVNPAFDVTPARLVTAIITEHGIATGNYPVRLAELVNCGG, encoded by the coding sequence ATGCAGACCAACATCTCCAATCGATGTGCCACCGCCGGGGGGACCGGCATCAAGCCGCTGCGCTACGCCGGCGGCGTCCTGCAGATGCTCGACCAGCGCAAGCTGCCGACCGAGGAAATCTGGCTTGACTACCGCGACTACCGCGAGGTGGCCGAGGGCATTCAGACCATGGTGGTTCGGGGCGCCCCGGCCATCGGCTGCGCGGCGGCCTTCGGCGCCTGGTTCGGCGCGCGAGACATCGAGGCGGAAGAAACCGGAGATTTTCTCGATCGATTCGCCGCCGTCTGCGACCACCTCGCCGCCAGCCGGCCGACTGCGGTCAACCTCTCCTGGGCGCTGCAGCGGATGCAGGGTTTCGCTCGCAACCACGCCGACCGTCCGGTCGAACAGATCAAGATCGCGCTGGAATACGAGGCCCTGGCGATCCTCGAAGAGGATGAGCGCATCAACCGCGCCATGGGCCGGCACGGCCAGGAACTGATCCCCGACCCGGCGCGGATTCTCACCCACTGCAACGCCGGGGCACTGGCCACCGGCGGTTACGGCACCGCCCTCGGCGTAATCCGCGCGGCGGTGGCCGCCGGCAAGCAGGTCGCGGTGCTGGCCGACGAGACCCGCCCCTTCCTGCAGGGCGCGCGACTGACGGCCTGGGAACTGCAGCGGGACGGCATCGACACCACGCTGATCTGTGACAACATGGCCGGCTACCTGATGAGCCGGGGACTGATCGACTGCGTCATCGTCGGCGCCGACCGCATCGCCGCCAACGGCGACGTCGCCAACAAGATCGGCACCTATACGGTGGCGGTGCTGGCGCGCGAACACCGGATTCCCTTCTACGTCGCCGCGCCGGTGTCAACCATCGACCTGAGCCTCGCCGACGGCAGCCTGATCCCCATCGAGCAACGCGACCGGCGCGAAATCACCCATATCGGCGACATCCAGCTGGCACCGGACAACATCGGCGTCGTCAACCCCGCTTTCGATGTCACCCCGGCACGACTGGTCACCGCCATCATCACCGAACACGGGATCGCCACCGGAAACTATCCCGTCCGACTTGCCGAACTGGTCAACTGCGGGGGCTGA
- the gatC gene encoding Asp-tRNA(Asn)/Glu-tRNA(Gln) amidotransferase subunit GatC → MSMTREQVAHVARLARLDLADNELDRLAADMDAILSYVDKLNELDVDGIEPTAHAVPMENAFREDRVRPSIGTEKALINAPAGDDSCFLVPKVIE, encoded by the coding sequence ATGAGCATGACCCGTGAACAGGTCGCGCACGTCGCCCGCCTTGCCCGTCTCGATCTGGCCGACAATGAACTTGACCGCCTGGCCGCCGACATGGATGCGATCCTCAGTTACGTCGACAAGCTGAACGAACTCGATGTCGACGGCATCGAGCCGACCGCCCACGCGGTGCCGATGGAGAATGCCTTCCGCGAGGACCGGGTCCGCCCGTCCATCGGGACCGAAAAGGCGCTGATCAACGCGCCCGCGGGCGACGACAGCTGCTTCCTCGTTCCCAAGGTCATTGAATAA
- the gatA gene encoding Asp-tRNA(Asn)/Glu-tRNA(Gln) amidotransferase subunit GatA — translation MPFIDLNLQQLQSKLAGGEFSSRELTRAYLDRINATGGSLNSFITICEESALAAAEAADIRRKKGDAAPLTGIPLAVKDIFNTEGIRTTAGSRILENYVAPYDATAIARLKEQGAVLLGKLNMDEFAMGSSNENSAAGPCRNPWDPNRVPGGSSGGSAAAVAARQAVATLGTDTGGSIRQPAGHCGVVGLKPTYGRVSRYGVIAYASSLDQVGPLARTVGDCALLLQAVAGFDPADSTSVDTPVPDYSAALGEDVRGLKIGLPKEYFIDGLDADVKQAVETAVAVYRDLGAEIVEVSLPHTDYAVACYYLVATAEASSNLARYDGVRYGRRVDNGSGLIDMYCRSRAEGFGDEVKRRIMLGTYALSSGYYDAYYLRAQKVRTLIRDDFNKAFDQVDLLLTPVSPTPAFKLGEKVNDPLQMYLSDIFTIPVNLAGTCAMSVPCGFSGQNLPIGLQLIGRPFGEETLLRAGHAYQQATEWHLKTAEI, via the coding sequence ATGCCCTTTATCGATCTGAACCTGCAGCAACTGCAGAGCAAACTGGCCGGCGGCGAATTCAGTTCCCGGGAACTGACCCGGGCCTACCTGGACCGCATCAACGCCACCGGCGGGAGCCTCAACAGCTTCATCACTATCTGCGAAGAATCGGCGCTGGCCGCCGCCGAAGCCGCCGACATCCGTCGGAAAAAAGGTGATGCCGCACCGCTGACCGGCATCCCGCTGGCGGTCAAGGATATCTTCAACACCGAGGGCATCCGCACCACTGCCGGGTCGCGCATTCTCGAAAACTATGTCGCGCCCTACGATGCCACTGCCATCGCCCGGCTCAAGGAACAGGGTGCGGTGCTGCTCGGCAAGCTCAATATGGACGAGTTCGCCATGGGCTCCTCCAACGAGAATTCGGCCGCCGGTCCCTGCCGCAACCCCTGGGATCCGAACCGGGTACCGGGCGGCTCCTCCGGCGGCAGTGCCGCCGCGGTCGCCGCCCGCCAGGCGGTGGCGACCCTCGGTACCGACACCGGCGGCTCGATCCGCCAGCCGGCTGGCCACTGCGGCGTGGTCGGACTCAAACCGACCTACGGCCGGGTGTCGCGCTACGGCGTCATCGCCTATGCCTCTTCCCTTGACCAGGTCGGCCCGCTGGCGCGCACGGTCGGGGATTGCGCCCTGCTGCTGCAGGCGGTGGCCGGTTTCGATCCGGCCGATTCGACCTCGGTCGACACCCCGGTCCCCGACTACAGCGCCGCCCTCGGCGAAGATGTCAGGGGCCTGAAAATCGGCCTGCCGAAAGAATATTTCATTGACGGGCTCGATGCCGATGTCAAGCAGGCGGTCGAAACGGCGGTCGCCGTCTACCGCGACCTCGGCGCGGAAATTGTCGAGGTCAGCCTGCCGCACACCGACTACGCCGTCGCCTGTTACTACCTGGTGGCCACCGCCGAAGCTTCCAGCAACCTGGCCCGTTACGACGGGGTGCGCTACGGCCGCCGGGTCGACAATGGTTCGGGCCTGATCGACATGTACTGCCGCAGCCGCGCCGAAGGCTTCGGCGACGAAGTCAAACGGCGCATCATGCTCGGCACCTACGCCCTGTCAAGCGGCTACTACGACGCCTACTATCTCAGGGCCCAGAAGGTCCGCACCCTGATCCGCGACGATTTCAACAAAGCCTTCGATCAGGTCGACCTGCTGCTGACGCCGGTCTCGCCGACCCCGGCCTTCAAACTCGGAGAAAAGGTCAACGACCCGTTGCAGATGTACCTCTCGGATATCTTCACCATCCCGGTCAACCTCGCCGGAACCTGCGCCATGAGCGTCCCCTGCGGTTTCTCCGGGCAGAATCTGCCGATCGGCCTGCAGTTGATCGGCCGGCCCTTCGGCGAAGAAACCCTGCTGCGCGCCGGTCACGCCTACCAGCAGGCAACCGAGTGGCATCTGAAAACGGCAGAAATTTGA
- the gatB gene encoding Asp-tRNA(Asn)/Glu-tRNA(Gln) amidotransferase subunit GatB — MSSLFEPVIGLEVHVQLTTDTKIFCGCSTEFGRTPNSQTCPVCLGLPGALPVLNRQVVENAIKAGLATNCRIAPRSVFARKNYFYPDLPKGYQISQFELPICEHGWLDIETEGRGPQRIGITRIHMEEDAGKLLHAEGEGSSRVDLNRACTPLLEIVSEPDMRSADEAIAYLKKLHQIVVYLGICDGNLEEGSFRCDANVSVRPRGREEFGTRAELKNINSFRFIREAIDYEIERQIELIEDGGTVIQETRLFDSDKGTTRSMRGKEEAHDYRYFPDPDLLPLTVDPEWVERVRKELPELPEAKLARYQQELGLKPYDAEVLTADRKVAEYFEACLARHDNPKLCANWVQGDIQRKLNETGLAVDAIPVTPELLAGLLKRIDDKSISSNIAKQVFDLIWESGRDADTIIEEKGLKQVTDSGAIEALVDEVLANCGAQVEQYRSGQTKVLGFIVGQVMKASKGRANPQLVNELLRKKLD; from the coding sequence ATGTCCTCACTCTTCGAACCGGTCATCGGCCTGGAAGTTCACGTCCAGCTGACCACCGACACCAAGATCTTCTGCGGCTGTTCCACCGAATTCGGCCGGACGCCCAACAGCCAGACCTGCCCGGTCTGTCTCGGGCTGCCCGGCGCCCTGCCGGTCCTCAACCGCCAGGTGGTCGAGAACGCCATCAAGGCCGGGCTGGCGACCAACTGCCGGATCGCCCCGCGTTCAGTCTTCGCCCGCAAGAACTATTTCTACCCGGACCTGCCCAAGGGCTACCAGATCAGCCAGTTCGAACTGCCGATCTGCGAGCATGGCTGGCTTGACATCGAAACCGAAGGACGCGGCCCGCAACGGATCGGCATCACCCGCATCCACATGGAAGAAGATGCCGGCAAACTGCTGCACGCCGAAGGGGAAGGCAGCTCCCGGGTCGACCTCAACCGCGCCTGCACGCCGTTGCTGGAGATCGTTTCCGAACCGGACATGCGCAGCGCCGACGAGGCCATCGCCTACCTGAAGAAACTGCACCAGATCGTCGTCTACCTCGGCATCTGTGACGGCAACCTGGAAGAAGGCTCCTTCCGCTGCGACGCCAACGTCTCGGTCCGTCCGCGCGGCCGGGAGGAGTTCGGCACCCGCGCCGAGCTGAAAAACATCAACTCCTTCCGCTTCATCCGGGAGGCGATCGACTACGAGATCGAACGCCAGATCGAACTGATCGAGGACGGCGGCACGGTGATCCAGGAAACCCGGCTGTTCGACAGCGACAAGGGCACCACCCGCTCGATGCGCGGCAAGGAGGAGGCCCACGACTACCGCTACTTCCCCGACCCCGACCTGCTGCCGCTGACAGTCGACCCGGAATGGGTCGAACGGGTCCGCAAGGAACTGCCGGAACTGCCGGAAGCCAAGCTGGCGCGCTACCAGCAGGAACTCGGCCTCAAACCCTATGATGCCGAAGTCCTCACCGCCGACCGCAAAGTGGCCGAATACTTCGAGGCCTGTCTCGCCCGGCATGACAATCCGAAACTCTGCGCCAACTGGGTGCAGGGGGACATCCAGCGCAAACTGAACGAGACCGGCCTGGCGGTCGACGCCATCCCGGTCACCCCGGAGCTGCTCGCCGGCCTGCTGAAACGGATCGACGACAAAAGCATTTCCAGCAATATCGCCAAACAGGTCTTCGACCTGATCTGGGAGAGCGGCAGGGACGCCGACACCATCATCGAGGAGAAAGGGCTCAAACAGGTCACCGACAGCGGCGCCATCGAGGCCCTCGTCGACGAGGTGCTGGCGAACTGCGGAGCGCAGGTCGAACAGTACCGTTCCGGCCAGACCAAGGTCCTCGGCTTCATCGTCGGCCAGGTGATGAAGGCCAGCAAAGGCAGGGCCAACCCGCAGCTGGTGAATGAGCTGCTGCGGAAGAAGCTGGACTGA
- a CDS encoding TlpA family protein disulfide reductase, which produces MLQILLLILLIPVNLLAQPIDIGEPFPELPLKAPATDAQRSYLGIGEQDHFRLSDIPSEVVLVEVLNVLCPHCQKQTAPYNRLFEMIEKDPQTRGRVKMLGIAVANSPAQIEDFVTVYDVAYPVIADSDFSLHMAIRGGPTPLSIYVRQAGPGQPGMVAGSHLGEDRDLPPLFAYLKELISMRAADFKGLADPPQPVYPPPLRMSESRLRQRIQKGFSRLGRMRELHQLQLPSRDRVYAAMVDGRPLYAAVISRRAICDVCHNVHFLAFFNLEGKLLAFETLHLTRYGNELWDEQEVEQMRRRVVGGQLGRGWTFDPEVDAVSSATMTSAIIFDSLRRGSKLLEEIRRAEAH; this is translated from the coding sequence ATGCTGCAGATACTGCTCCTGATCCTGCTCATTCCTGTTAATCTGCTGGCCCAGCCGATCGACATCGGCGAGCCCTTTCCGGAACTGCCGCTAAAGGCCCCGGCGACCGATGCCCAACGATCCTACCTCGGCATCGGCGAACAGGATCATTTCCGTCTCAGCGACATTCCCTCCGAAGTGGTCCTGGTCGAGGTGCTCAACGTCCTCTGTCCCCACTGCCAGAAACAGACCGCGCCCTACAACCGGCTCTTCGAAATGATCGAAAAGGATCCGCAGACCCGCGGCCGGGTGAAAATGCTCGGCATCGCGGTCGCCAATTCACCGGCACAGATCGAAGACTTCGTCACCGTCTACGATGTCGCCTACCCGGTCATCGCCGACAGCGATTTCAGCCTGCACATGGCGATTCGCGGCGGTCCGACCCCGCTGTCGATCTATGTCCGCCAGGCCGGTCCCGGGCAACCGGGCATGGTCGCCGGCAGCCATCTCGGCGAAGACCGCGACCTCCCCCCGCTGTTCGCCTACCTCAAGGAACTGATCAGCATGCGGGCCGCCGACTTCAAGGGCCTGGCCGACCCGCCGCAACCGGTCTATCCACCACCACTGCGAATGTCCGAAAGCCGCCTGCGACAACGCATTCAGAAAGGATTCTCCCGACTGGGCCGGATGCGGGAACTGCACCAACTGCAACTGCCCTCGCGGGACCGGGTCTATGCCGCCATGGTCGACGGACGCCCCCTGTACGCCGCGGTCATCAGCCGCCGGGCGATATGCGACGTCTGTCACAACGTCCATTTCCTGGCGTTCTTCAATCTCGAAGGCAAACTGCTGGCTTTCGAAACGTTGCACCTGACCCGCTACGGCAATGAATTATGGGATGAACAGGAGGTGGAACAGATGCGTCGCCGGGTGGTCGGCGGGCAGCTGGGGAGGGGCTGGACATTCGATCCCGAGGTCGATGCGGTGAGCAGCGCGACCATGACCTCGGCGATCATTTTCGACAGCCTGCGACGGGGTTCAAAACTGCTGGAGGAGATCCGCCGGGCGGAAGCGCACTGA
- a CDS encoding TorD/DmsD family molecular chaperone produces MLHVRQRLQVYRFFSRLFRYPDAGLLQEIAAGRTDEIAAWLQLPGPVDVPQNVADLQEEYTGLFIARQGGIPAPLYGSVYLDDDGRLMGASTVRVADCYRDRGLSLDDDGEPADFLSTELEYLYFLVGREVDGLSERQLDKVREMTTAQRDFLTTLLLPWLEPFSERLRPFGDGLYPWAARVLLAFVRQESAWLAKLT; encoded by the coding sequence ATGTTGCATGTACGCCAGAGGCTGCAGGTTTATCGTTTTTTTTCCCGGTTGTTCCGCTACCCGGATGCCGGATTGCTGCAGGAGATCGCCGCCGGCAGGACTGACGAGATCGCCGCCTGGCTGCAGCTTCCCGGGCCGGTTGATGTTCCGCAGAACGTTGCCGACCTGCAGGAGGAGTACACCGGGTTGTTTATTGCCCGCCAGGGAGGAATTCCGGCGCCGTTGTACGGTTCCGTTTACCTTGATGATGACGGCCGGTTGATGGGGGCGTCGACAGTCCGGGTGGCCGACTGCTATCGCGACCGGGGGCTCAGTCTCGACGATGATGGCGAACCCGCCGATTTTCTCAGCACTGAACTGGAGTATCTCTACTTCCTGGTCGGCAGGGAAGTTGATGGCCTCTCGGAGCGGCAGCTGGACAAGGTGCGGGAGATGACGACCGCGCAGCGGGACTTTCTCACCACCCTGCTGCTGCCCTGGCTGGAGCCTTTCAGTGAGCGGCTGCGGCCTTTCGGTGACGGTCTCTATCCCTGGGCGGCGCGGGTGCTGCTGGCCTTCGTCCGGCAGGAGTCGGCCTGGCTGGCCAAGTTGACCTGA
- the nrfD gene encoding NrfD/PsrC family molybdoenzyme membrane anchor subunit produces MSTIAKKPGQLLWFALLSLCLIAAAGAAGYSFMVGHEQAFNVNRGVPWGILIATYVFLAISCSGLCLISSLGHVFGFHEFTLISKRAILLAILCLMGAFGAIGLDLEHPFNMIYTLLSPNFSSGIWWMGTIYGIYLGILVVEFYALMTDNHKLSIVTGSLGFLFAIAAPSVLGSVFGLTLARPFWHGSFMPVYIIITALVSGTALIIMVMYFHHFVRNLEMDEQDRRLIRLLGRILALMIFILIFSVFWNVVVGLYGKQPGHYEPVMALLTGKLSLNFWMGEIIIGLVVPLLLLMRHDRTPFSTMMASLLALVGMFFMRYDMTIAGQLYPLRLQEYGLEDGLFSYSPSLSEVLIVIGCLAFSAFAYTLAEKLLKLDTDREQHS; encoded by the coding sequence ATGTCAACCATTGCCAAGAAACCCGGTCAGCTGCTCTGGTTCGCCCTGCTCAGCCTCTGCCTGATCGCGGCCGCCGGCGCAGCCGGCTACAGCTTCATGGTCGGCCATGAGCAGGCCTTCAACGTCAACCGCGGGGTGCCCTGGGGAATCCTGATCGCGACCTATGTGTTTCTCGCTATTTCCTGCTCCGGGCTGTGCCTGATTTCCAGTCTCGGCCATGTGTTCGGCTTCCACGAATTCACCCTGATCAGCAAGCGGGCCATCCTGCTGGCGATCCTCTGCCTGATGGGCGCCTTCGGGGCCATCGGCCTGGACCTGGAACATCCCTTCAACATGATCTACACCCTGCTGTCGCCCAACTTCAGCTCGGGGATCTGGTGGATGGGGACCATCTACGGCATTTACCTGGGCATCCTGGTGGTCGAGTTCTATGCCCTGATGACCGACAACCACAAACTGTCGATCGTCACCGGCTCTCTCGGTTTTCTGTTCGCCATCGCCGCCCCGTCGGTCCTCGGTTCGGTCTTCGGCCTGACCCTGGCGCGCCCCTTCTGGCACGGATCGTTCATGCCGGTCTACATCATCATCACCGCCCTGGTCTCCGGCACCGCGCTGATCATCATGGTCATGTACTTTCATCATTTCGTGCGCAACCTCGAGATGGATGAACAGGACCGGCGCCTGATCCGGCTGCTGGGCCGCATCCTGGCATTGATGATCTTCATCCTCATTTTCTCGGTCTTCTGGAACGTGGTGGTCGGCCTCTACGGCAAACAGCCCGGACACTACGAACCGGTCATGGCACTGTTGACCGGAAAACTGTCGCTGAACTTCTGGATGGGCGAAATTATCATCGGCCTGGTGGTGCCGCTGCTGCTGCTGATGCGCCATGACCGCACCCCGTTCAGCACCATGATGGCCAGCCTGCTGGCCCTGGTCGGCATGTTCTTCATGCGCTACGACATGACCATCGCCGGCCAGCTTTACCCGCTGCGGCTGCAGGAGTACGGACTGGAGGACGGGCTGTTCAGCTATTCACCGTCACTCAGCGAAGTGCTGATCGTGATCGGCTGCCTGGCCTTCAGCGCCTTCGCCTACACCCTGGCAGAAAAACTGCTCAAGCTGGACACCGACAGAGAACAGCATTCCTGA